The following proteins are encoded in a genomic region of Leifsonia psychrotolerans:
- a CDS encoding InlB B-repeat-containing protein has translation MTTAHPRARTMQLGALGTATFLAAGLALVPALPAMAAPLTASVSTAAELDSALLASAGTSTTITLANSISTLGLAVPSTGTVTVQLGAFSLTSTRPWDGVSEGAGFEVASGASLTVEGTTGTLSAIGAPGSAGIGGSRGQDAGTIVIKSGNVIAKARPGGGAAIGGGTGGSGGSTTIRGGTVKATVDNFGSGIGGGRNGAAGTILISGGTVTAVGSLYGGAAIGTGEVDPAASATTRSGGSITISGGTVLADGHGIYSPGIGGRGGATGPTPLTIHISQADAAVPTIVGSNPGHDGTSIGGGRNEPGVAVTIGVGAVVRLNPHFSYTGSAIGGSGTASSQFGTLSNAGELRVTPGATMTIPVGALVTNTGGLMGAGAIVNHGVIVTSESVSSIQGTTINTGIIVNTKSFTRSATNGVPLTYLPSLTFDRNDGSTPAQIMQLFAPSLAVGSADIIAGPLLNAVVQSPTRAHHTFAGWATTAAGGILWDPATAITASPTIYAQWIADSYTVSFNSQDGTAVADTTATHGGLITEPAAPTRPCYTFAGWSTTPDGTPWNFATDTITGPTTFYAQWVINSYTVSFDSQGGTAVADTAATHGEFLTEPAAPTRTNYTFLGWSTTPGGTPWNFATDTVTEPTTLYAQWVIKSYTVAFTSQGGTAVADTTATHDALLTEPAEPTRTGYTFAGWATTAPGGTPWNFATNTVTEPTTLYAQWTADSYTVIFTTHGGTAVADTTVTFDGLVTEPAEPTRTGYAFAGWSTTPGGTPWNFATDTITGPTTLHAQWTADSYTVSFNSQDGTAVADTTAAHDGLLTEPAAPTRTGYTFIGWSTTPDGTPWNFATDTITGPTTFYAQWTVTSVVPPTPDVPTAAPTPPTTVVVPMSNPQKALASTGSDTGGAPWLALGLIVAGMLGLAWRRTRPARG, from the coding sequence ATGACCACCGCTCATCCGCGCGCGCGCACCATGCAGCTTGGCGCTCTCGGCACAGCCACTTTTCTGGCGGCGGGGCTCGCGCTCGTTCCCGCGCTGCCGGCGATGGCCGCTCCCCTCACTGCATCCGTGAGCACTGCCGCCGAGCTGGATTCCGCGCTCCTTGCCTCTGCCGGCACAAGCACCACAATCACCCTCGCCAATAGCATCAGCACCCTGGGGCTTGCGGTCCCGTCGACGGGCACGGTGACCGTGCAGCTCGGTGCCTTTAGTCTGACGTCGACCCGCCCGTGGGATGGGGTGAGCGAAGGCGCCGGCTTCGAAGTGGCATCCGGAGCAAGCCTCACGGTGGAGGGGACTACCGGGACGTTGAGTGCCATCGGCGCCCCCGGTTCGGCAGGAATCGGCGGCTCGAGAGGCCAGGATGCCGGCACAATCGTCATCAAGAGTGGAAACGTCATCGCCAAGGCTCGCCCGGGTGGCGGGGCGGCCATCGGTGGAGGAACCGGCGGGTCCGGCGGGTCGACCACGATTCGTGGCGGCACGGTCAAGGCAACAGTGGACAACTTCGGGTCGGGTATCGGCGGCGGACGAAACGGAGCGGCTGGCACAATTCTGATCAGCGGCGGCACCGTCACCGCGGTCGGCAGCCTCTACGGCGGCGCAGCAATCGGCACCGGCGAAGTCGACCCTGCGGCATCCGCTACCACCCGGTCGGGCGGCAGCATCACGATCTCCGGCGGAACCGTTCTTGCCGACGGACACGGCATCTATTCCCCCGGCATCGGCGGTCGAGGCGGGGCAACAGGGCCGACTCCGCTGACCATCCACATCTCCCAAGCGGATGCCGCCGTACCAACCATTGTGGGTTCCAACCCCGGGCATGACGGGACGTCGATCGGCGGCGGAAGAAACGAACCCGGCGTCGCTGTCACCATTGGTGTCGGCGCAGTTGTCAGGCTCAACCCGCACTTTTCCTACACCGGTTCCGCGATCGGCGGGTCGGGAACCGCGTCCTCGCAGTTCGGCACCCTGTCGAATGCAGGAGAACTGCGCGTGACGCCGGGCGCCACGATGACGATCCCGGTGGGTGCCCTTGTCACCAACACCGGCGGGCTGATGGGTGCCGGCGCGATCGTGAATCACGGTGTTATCGTGACGAGCGAATCGGTGTCCAGCATTCAAGGCACGACCATCAATACCGGCATCATCGTGAACACCAAGTCCTTCACCCGCTCCGCAACCAATGGCGTGCCTCTGACGTATCTTCCGTCGCTGACATTCGATCGCAATGATGGCTCAACGCCGGCTCAGATCATGCAGCTCTTTGCGCCGAGTCTGGCCGTGGGGTCTGCCGACATCATCGCCGGACCGCTGTTGAACGCGGTGGTGCAGTCGCCGACGCGAGCCCATCACACGTTCGCCGGCTGGGCGACAACTGCGGCCGGCGGAATTCTCTGGGATCCTGCTACAGCGATCACGGCATCACCGACCATCTACGCCCAGTGGATCGCTGACAGCTATACCGTCAGCTTCAACAGCCAAGACGGAACCGCGGTCGCTGACACAACCGCGACCCACGGCGGACTCATCACCGAACCAGCCGCGCCAACCCGCCCGTGCTACACCTTCGCCGGCTGGAGTACCACACCCGACGGCACACCGTGGAACTTCGCAACCGACACCATCACCGGCCCGACCACCTTCTACGCCCAGTGGGTTATCAACAGCTACACCGTGAGCTTCGACAGTCAAGGCGGAACCGCGGTGGCTGACACAGCCGCGACCCACGGCGAATTCCTCACCGAACCAGCCGCGCCGACCCGCACCAACTACACCTTCCTCGGCTGGAGCACCACACCCGGCGGCACGCCGTGGAACTTCGCAACCGACACCGTCACCGAACCGACCACCCTCTACGCCCAGTGGGTGATCAAGAGCTATACCGTCGCCTTCACCAGTCAAGGCGGAACCGCGGTCGCTGACACAACCGCGACCCACGACGCACTCCTCACCGAGCCAGCAGAGCCGACCCGCACCGGCTACACCTTCGCCGGCTGGGCAACAACCGCACCGGGCGGAACGCCGTGGAACTTCGCAACCAACACCGTCACCGAACCGACCACCCTCTACGCCCAGTGGACCGCCGACAGCTACACCGTGATCTTCACCACCCACGGCGGAACCGCGGTCGCTGACACAACAGTGACCTTCGATGGACTCGTCACCGAACCAGCAGAGCCGACCCGAACGGGCTACGCCTTCGCCGGCTGGAGCACCACACCCGGCGGCACACCGTGGAACTTCGCAACCGACACCATCACCGGACCAACCACCCTCCACGCCCAGTGGACCGCCGACAGCTATACCGTCAGCTTCAACAGCCAAGACGGAACCGCGGTCGCTGACACAACCGCGGCCCACGACGGGCTCCTCACCGAACCAGCCGCGCCGACCCGCACCGGCTACACCTTCATCGGTTGGAGCACCACCCCCGACGGCACACCGTGGAACTTCGCAACCGACACCATCACCGGACCAACCACCTTCTACGCCCAGTGGACCGTGACGAGCGTCGTGCCGCCGACGCCCGACGTACCGACTGCTGCGCCGACTCCGCCAACGACCGTCGTCGTGCCGATGTCCAACCCACAGAAGGCTCTCGCGAGCACCGGTAGCGACACCGGTGGCGCCCCGTGGCTCGCCCTCGGCCTCATCGTCGCCGGGATGCTCGGTCTTGCGTGGCGTCGCACCCGTCCCGCCCGGGGCTAG
- a CDS encoding FAD-dependent oxidoreductase: protein MSDAVIDVVIVGSGPNGLAAAVVLARAGLSVRVFEAEESIGGGARTLELTEPGFRHDWGSAVHAMAFASPFFQQFGIEKRVPFVVPDVSYGHALDGGQAGIAWRDLARTSDGLGVDGAAWLRLLKPLVDNGQRVAEFVTSPLLPLPTHPLTALSYGLRAIEQGSPLAGLRFRGDVAPAMLAGVYAHSIGRLATLGAGAAGMLLATLAHSVGWAIPVGGSQAITDAMAADFEAHGGVIETGHRIESLDELPAARAVLFDTSARQLAQIAGERLDPSYLRALLRFRMGNAASKVDFALTAPVPWANADLSRTGTVHIGGLRAEVAAAESAVARGQYARSPYVLVSQPSLFDCTRAPAGMHTVWAYTHVPAGSDRDMTEPITAQIERFAPGFRDVILASHATPATELERADANLIGGDIATGAASFAQLLARPVMSSQPWRAAPGLYLCSAATPPGPGVHGMGGFHAARLALRQTFGLPMPSLGS, encoded by the coding sequence GTGAGTGACGCCGTGATCGACGTCGTAATTGTCGGCAGCGGGCCGAATGGGTTGGCCGCCGCCGTTGTACTCGCCCGCGCCGGGCTTTCCGTCCGGGTATTCGAAGCCGAGGAGAGCATCGGCGGAGGCGCGCGAACCCTCGAACTCACCGAGCCTGGTTTTCGGCACGACTGGGGTTCTGCGGTTCACGCTATGGCGTTCGCCTCGCCGTTCTTTCAGCAGTTCGGCATCGAGAAGCGCGTTCCCTTCGTCGTGCCCGACGTTTCCTATGGGCATGCCCTCGACGGGGGCCAGGCCGGAATCGCCTGGCGTGATCTGGCTCGCACCTCCGACGGCCTGGGTGTTGACGGAGCAGCCTGGTTGCGCCTGCTGAAGCCCCTTGTCGACAACGGGCAGCGGGTCGCCGAGTTCGTGACGTCCCCCCTGCTGCCGCTCCCGACGCATCCACTCACCGCGCTGTCTTACGGTCTGCGTGCGATCGAGCAGGGGTCGCCGTTGGCGGGCTTACGCTTTCGGGGTGACGTTGCTCCGGCCATGCTCGCGGGTGTGTACGCTCATTCGATCGGACGCCTGGCGACCCTGGGTGCGGGGGCAGCCGGGATGCTCTTGGCCACGCTGGCGCACAGCGTCGGTTGGGCGATTCCCGTCGGAGGTTCGCAGGCGATCACGGATGCGATGGCAGCCGACTTCGAGGCGCACGGCGGCGTCATCGAGACCGGGCATCGCATCGAATCACTTGACGAATTGCCGGCCGCGCGTGCCGTGCTCTTCGACACCTCGGCCCGACAGCTTGCGCAGATTGCCGGGGAGCGGCTGGATCCGTCGTATCTGCGCGCTCTGCTGCGATTTCGAATGGGTAATGCCGCGTCGAAGGTGGACTTCGCGCTCACCGCGCCGGTACCGTGGGCGAACGCCGATCTCAGCCGCACGGGAACCGTTCATATCGGGGGACTGCGTGCCGAGGTGGCAGCGGCCGAAAGCGCGGTGGCGCGCGGTCAGTATGCTCGGTCGCCCTATGTGCTCGTGTCGCAGCCGAGTCTGTTCGATTGCACCCGGGCACCCGCAGGGATGCACACGGTGTGGGCGTATACCCACGTTCCGGCCGGTTCTGACCGCGACATGACCGAACCGATCACCGCACAGATCGAAAGGTTCGCGCCAGGCTTTCGCGATGTGATCCTGGCCAGTCACGCCACCCCGGCGACCGAGTTGGAGCGAGCGGATGCGAACCTGATCGGCGGCGATATCGCAACCGGCGCGGCAAGCTTCGCGCAGCTCCTTGCGCGGCCGGTCATGTCCTCGCAGCCGTGGCGCGCGGCGCCCGGGCTCTATCTCTGCTCGGCCGCGACTCCGCCGGGGCCCGGTGTGCACGGTATGGGCGGATTCCATGCCGCACGCCTGGCCCTGCGCCAGACGTTCGGCCTGCCGATGCCGTCGCTCGGCAGCTGA
- a CDS encoding acetate/propionate family kinase, whose product MSTVFVVNSGSSSIKYQLIDLDTEKALMTGLIERIGEPGSFIADHAEGMAVVLAKLGDIDDLLAVGHRVVHGGSDFDGPTLITAEVEREIDALSRLAPLHNPANLLGIRAARAALPNVPHVAVFDTAFHQTMPPESYTYAIPKAIAHEYKVRRYGFHGTSHKYVSEQAAIVLGKPLTSLRTIVLHLGNGASATAVDGGKSIDTSMGMTPLQGLVMGTRSGDIDPAVLVHLNRAAGMSITELDVMLNRESGLLGLTGSGDMRDVQTAAIAGDEDAELALQVWRHRIRHYIGAYYAQLGGLDALVFTAGVGENNGLLRRRALAGLEHLGIMIDNDRNELASKAARVISPVGAPVTVMVIPTNEELEIARQVASIV is encoded by the coding sequence ATGAGCACGGTCTTCGTGGTCAACTCCGGCTCGTCGTCGATCAAGTACCAGTTGATCGATCTGGACACCGAGAAGGCCCTCATGACGGGCCTGATCGAGCGCATCGGCGAGCCGGGTTCGTTCATCGCCGACCATGCCGAGGGAATGGCCGTCGTTCTGGCGAAGCTCGGCGACATCGATGACCTGCTCGCGGTCGGACACCGTGTCGTGCACGGTGGAAGCGACTTCGACGGACCGACGCTGATCACCGCCGAGGTGGAACGCGAGATCGACGCTCTGTCCCGTCTGGCCCCGCTACACAACCCGGCCAATCTGCTCGGCATCCGGGCGGCTCGTGCCGCACTACCGAATGTGCCGCACGTTGCCGTCTTCGACACCGCCTTTCACCAGACCATGCCACCCGAGTCTTACACCTACGCGATTCCGAAGGCGATCGCCCACGAGTACAAGGTGCGTCGCTACGGTTTCCATGGCACCTCGCACAAGTATGTCTCTGAGCAGGCGGCGATTGTGCTCGGCAAGCCGCTGACGTCGCTGCGTACGATTGTGCTGCACCTCGGCAACGGGGCATCCGCGACCGCCGTCGACGGTGGAAAGTCGATCGACACCTCGATGGGGATGACTCCGTTGCAGGGACTCGTGATGGGAACGCGGTCGGGCGACATTGACCCGGCGGTGCTCGTGCACCTGAATCGTGCGGCCGGCATGTCGATCACCGAACTCGATGTGATGCTCAACCGCGAGAGCGGGCTACTCGGGTTGACCGGCTCGGGTGACATGCGCGATGTACAGACTGCGGCGATCGCCGGAGACGAGGATGCCGAGCTGGCGCTGCAGGTGTGGCGACACCGCATCCGACACTACATCGGCGCTTACTACGCCCAACTCGGAGGGCTCGACGCGCTGGTCTTCACGGCAGGCGTGGGGGAGAACAACGGATTGCTGCGGCGCCGGGCCCTGGCCGGACTCGAGCACCTGGGCATCATGATCGACAACGATCGCAACGAGCTGGCGTCGAAGGCCGCTCGGGTGATCTCGCCGGTCGGCGCCCCGGTCACCGTGATGGTGATTCCCACGAACGAAGAGCTTGAGATCGCGCGCCAGGTGGCGTCGATCGTCTGA
- the pta gene encoding phosphate acetyltransferase has product MARSIYITSVEGHSGKSTVALGTLDTLSHQVKRVGVFRPIARSTAERDYVVDLLIGHDSVDLAYDECIGVTYDEVHEDADAALSRIVERYKAVEAQCDAVVIVGSDYTDVGSPTELSFNARIAANLGAPVLLVLGGRSSQVSGERLGQADPRSPAHMHDIAELAVHELTAAHATLLAVIANRADATQQDAVRDAILDAKPGVPVWVIPEDPYLIAPSMESIMKATQGTLIKGDPELLAREALGVVVAGMSMVNVLPRLIQGAVLVVAGDRTEVLLAAMMAQTSGTFPSIAGIVLNGGFELPEPIERLLDGLPQTLPIIRTGLGTYDTIVAITRTRGKLAADSQRKYDAALALFEQHVDASALLALLRVSRTEVVTPLMFEFGLLERARSHRKRIVLPEGGDDRILRAAHTLLAREVADLTILGETFEVRSRAIELGLDLSKAEVLSPYDPVLVMRFAEEYARLRAHKGITLEQAREQVSDVSYFGTMMVHLGLADGMVSGAVHTTAHTIRPSFEIIKTKPDVKVVSSVFLMALEDRVLVYGDCAVIPDPDAEQLADIAISSTATAVQFGIEPRVAMLSYSTGESGSGVDVDKVRTATAIVRSRRPDLLVEGPIQYDAATDIIVAASKMPLSEVAGRATVFIFPDLNTGNNTYKAVQRSAGAVAIGPVLQGLRKPINDLSRGALVQDIVNTVAITAIQAQED; this is encoded by the coding sequence GTGGCACGAAGCATCTACATTACGTCCGTCGAGGGACACAGCGGCAAATCAACCGTCGCCCTCGGGACCCTCGATACCCTCTCCCATCAAGTCAAGCGCGTCGGCGTCTTTCGCCCCATCGCCCGCTCGACGGCCGAACGCGATTACGTCGTCGATCTGCTGATCGGTCATGACAGCGTCGACCTCGCCTACGACGAGTGCATCGGCGTCACCTACGACGAGGTGCACGAAGACGCGGATGCCGCGCTGTCTCGGATCGTTGAACGCTACAAGGCCGTCGAAGCCCAGTGTGACGCGGTCGTCATCGTCGGCTCGGACTATACCGATGTCGGAAGCCCCACCGAACTGAGTTTCAACGCCCGCATCGCGGCCAACCTCGGCGCCCCCGTGTTGCTCGTTCTCGGCGGACGCTCCAGCCAGGTGTCGGGTGAACGCCTGGGTCAGGCCGATCCGCGCAGCCCCGCCCACATGCACGACATCGCCGAACTGGCCGTGCACGAACTCACTGCGGCGCACGCCACACTGCTCGCCGTGATTGCCAACCGAGCGGATGCGACCCAGCAGGATGCCGTGCGCGACGCGATCCTTGACGCGAAACCCGGTGTGCCCGTCTGGGTGATTCCGGAGGATCCCTATCTGATCGCTCCGAGCATGGAATCGATCATGAAGGCGACGCAGGGCACGCTCATCAAGGGCGACCCCGAGCTGCTGGCCCGTGAGGCGCTCGGCGTGGTCGTGGCCGGGATGAGCATGGTCAATGTGCTGCCGCGCCTCATCCAGGGTGCGGTTCTCGTCGTCGCCGGCGACCGCACCGAGGTGCTCCTGGCCGCCATGATGGCCCAGACATCCGGCACCTTCCCGTCGATTGCCGGCATCGTGCTGAACGGCGGCTTCGAGCTTCCCGAGCCGATCGAACGCCTGCTCGACGGTCTGCCGCAGACGCTGCCGATCATTCGCACGGGCCTCGGCACCTACGACACGATCGTGGCGATCACGCGCACGCGTGGAAAGCTCGCCGCGGATTCTCAACGCAAATACGACGCGGCGCTGGCACTTTTTGAGCAGCACGTCGACGCATCCGCGCTGCTGGCCCTGCTGCGGGTCAGCCGCACCGAGGTAGTCACGCCACTGATGTTTGAGTTCGGGCTGCTCGAACGCGCGCGTTCACACCGCAAGCGCATCGTGCTGCCCGAGGGCGGCGACGACCGCATCCTGCGTGCTGCGCACACGCTGCTTGCCCGCGAGGTCGCCGATCTGACGATTCTCGGCGAGACGTTTGAGGTGCGTTCGCGGGCCATCGAGCTCGGCCTCGACCTCTCGAAGGCGGAGGTGCTCTCGCCATACGACCCGGTTCTCGTGATGCGCTTCGCCGAGGAATATGCCCGACTGCGCGCTCACAAGGGCATCACGCTCGAGCAGGCGCGTGAGCAGGTGAGCGACGTGTCGTATTTCGGCACCATGATGGTGCACCTGGGCCTGGCCGACGGCATGGTCTCGGGCGCGGTGCACACGACGGCGCACACCATCCGCCCGTCGTTCGAAATCATCAAGACGAAGCCCGATGTGAAGGTCGTCTCGAGCGTGTTCCTGATGGCGCTCGAAGACCGCGTGCTCGTGTACGGGGACTGTGCCGTGATTCCCGACCCGGATGCCGAGCAGCTCGCCGACATCGCCATCAGCTCCACCGCAACGGCCGTGCAGTTCGGCATCGAACCGCGCGTGGCGATGCTGTCCTATTCGACCGGGGAATCCGGGTCGGGCGTCGACGTCGACAAGGTGCGCACGGCCACGGCGATCGTGCGCTCGCGGCGCCCCGATCTGCTGGTCGAAGGTCCGATTCAGTATGACGCGGCAACGGATATCATCGTCGCCGCATCGAAGATGCCGCTGTCCGAGGTGGCCGGTCGGGCAACAGTGTTCATCTTCCCCGACCTCAACACGGGCAACAACACATACAAGGCCGTGCAGCGTTCGGCCGGCGCCGTCGCGATCGGACCGGTGCTGCAGGGACTGCGCAAGCCCATCAACGATCTCTCGCGCGGAGCACTCGTGCAGGACATCGTCAACACCGTGGCGATCACCGCGATCCAGGCGCAGGAGGACTGA
- a CDS encoding ROK family protein codes for MNPVKRTHDSVLAVDIGGTWTRAAAVTEAGDIVASARAATVSTGSIEEVRSVWRSVLAECEEALAGIGHSAAFKGVGVGVTGPVDRETGVTFVPPNTGNALANVELGAEFTTLTGLRTVVERDTNAAALAEQRYGAARGSSSFVYLTISTGVGGAIIDNDRLLLGHNGAAGELGHVVVSPNGPMCGCGRRGCIEAIASGPALASAALSGAADPSATGLAALISENGGHLTGLDVDRAAHGGDPLAIAILARAKSAVSSWATDVTNIFNPELIVIGGSVAAAHPDWIVEAASAIQQNALMPSGSTAKVVAASLGDDGVLLGAALAAWSQVRAENS; via the coding sequence ATGAACCCTGTCAAGCGCACTCACGATTCCGTCCTCGCCGTCGACATCGGCGGCACCTGGACGCGTGCGGCTGCCGTCACGGAAGCCGGCGACATCGTGGCCTCCGCACGAGCGGCAACCGTCTCAACCGGGAGTATCGAGGAGGTCAGGAGTGTGTGGAGGTCCGTTCTCGCCGAGTGCGAGGAGGCCCTCGCAGGCATAGGCCACTCGGCCGCGTTCAAGGGGGTGGGCGTTGGTGTCACTGGTCCAGTAGACCGAGAAACAGGCGTGACCTTCGTGCCGCCGAACACCGGTAATGCCCTCGCCAACGTGGAACTCGGTGCCGAATTCACCACACTCACCGGGCTTCGCACGGTTGTTGAACGAGATACCAACGCCGCGGCTCTCGCCGAGCAGCGCTACGGCGCCGCACGGGGGTCGTCCTCTTTCGTGTATCTGACGATATCCACCGGTGTCGGGGGCGCGATAATCGACAACGATCGTCTGCTGCTTGGCCATAATGGCGCTGCCGGGGAACTCGGCCACGTGGTCGTCTCACCCAACGGGCCGATGTGCGGGTGCGGACGCCGTGGTTGCATCGAAGCCATCGCGTCGGGACCGGCGCTCGCGTCAGCGGCGCTTTCAGGTGCGGCCGACCCGAGTGCTACTGGGCTTGCGGCACTGATTTCCGAGAATGGTGGTCACCTCACCGGATTAGATGTTGATCGAGCCGCACACGGCGGGGACCCTCTCGCGATCGCCATTCTCGCACGAGCCAAAAGCGCGGTGAGTTCGTGGGCAACGGATGTGACCAACATCTTCAACCCGGAGCTCATTGTCATCGGCGGGAGCGTTGCGGCAGCGCATCCCGACTGGATCGTCGAGGCCGCCTCGGCCATCCAACAGAACGCCCTCATGCCTTCCGGCTCAACAGCGAAGGTTGTTGCTGCCTCGCTCGGCGACGACGGCGTGCTCCTGGGGGCGGCGCTTGCCGCGTGGTCACAGGTACGCGCTGAGAATTCGTGA
- a CDS encoding UTRA domain-containing protein: protein MKENTAAKVNTAHSGAAKASPENMRALIATPTHGGFVPLHHQVYAALSASLDKGEWAPGDRMPTESDLAQTFECSLITVRRALDELVRERRIVRMRGKGTFACTRPLERDLAALTSFTDEMRARGLNLQNKLVDARLSEASSLVADHLGIEPGSAVYRIERVRLIDGEPLLLEEVQIPAHLAPGLLETGIGEGSLYDILADVYGLELTHGQETLEPSLPSTHEAALLEQDRRAPVLLLEMVSFTKDDIPVEYCRSVVRGDRARYRIEIRRQRAGLALVTNPDD from the coding sequence GTGAAAGAAAACACAGCGGCGAAAGTAAACACAGCGCATTCGGGTGCTGCAAAGGCGTCCCCCGAGAACATGCGCGCTTTGATTGCCACCCCAACCCACGGTGGTTTCGTTCCGCTTCACCACCAGGTCTATGCGGCCCTCAGCGCGTCGCTCGATAAGGGTGAGTGGGCGCCGGGCGACCGGATGCCGACCGAGAGCGACCTGGCCCAAACGTTTGAATGCAGTCTCATCACCGTGCGGCGAGCGTTGGATGAGCTCGTCCGGGAACGCCGCATCGTCCGAATGCGCGGAAAGGGCACCTTCGCCTGCACTCGGCCACTCGAGCGTGACCTGGCAGCACTCACCAGCTTTACGGACGAGATGCGAGCCCGCGGACTGAATCTTCAGAACAAGCTGGTGGACGCACGACTCTCCGAGGCGTCCTCGCTCGTCGCGGACCATCTCGGTATCGAACCCGGATCCGCGGTGTATCGAATCGAACGAGTGCGCCTGATCGACGGTGAACCTTTGCTGTTGGAAGAGGTCCAGATTCCGGCGCACCTCGCACCGGGGCTTTTGGAGACCGGCATCGGCGAGGGCTCCCTGTACGACATCCTCGCGGATGTGTATGGGCTCGAACTCACTCACGGGCAGGAGACACTCGAGCCCTCGCTGCCGAGCACGCACGAGGCAGCATTGCTCGAGCAAGACCGTCGCGCTCCGGTTCTCTTATTGGAGATGGTTTCTTTCACCAAGGACGATATTCCCGTCGAGTACTGTCGCAGCGTTGTGCGGGGCGATCGTGCGCGATACCGCATCGAGATCCGACGCCAACGCGCGGGACTTGCGCTCGTGACGAACCCCGACGACTGA
- a CDS encoding ABC transporter substrate-binding protein, with protein sequence MKNSNDKRRMITAAAVIASLVTALSGCAASTPSGENQSVTVWDYYGQSTPLKEALKKFSALHPDVKVNYQAFDYETMQDKFSVAVSSGNAPDLATIDMTWVPGYAANGVLSDLAPLSGGKLNGEDFASQYNAGANQAMTFEGKTVAAMYDFDAYALYYRKDILDQKGIPVPTTWDEMVDASQAMAEDTNNDGKPDKYALQLLPDTFHFDQLLLQNGGSILSEDNTKAAFNSTAGIGAMNYQTRLLKSGGAIYWGNSEGDSSGLAGIKDERIGMFLNGPYMMGILKDGAASQSGKWAVAPSPISKTQGSYLGGTGLAIPANAKNKSGAWELAQFLLLPEQQQLVYTAAGAAPATLAGLAQPALREPDPYFGGQVPFTIFQDAMKTATSFPYVANWSSIDSTLTDASTAVLLGTSSSEKALSDAAKTVDAALSH encoded by the coding sequence TTGAAGAATTCGAATGATAAACGCCGGATGATCACCGCAGCCGCTGTGATCGCATCGCTCGTCACCGCGCTATCCGGCTGTGCCGCATCCACCCCGTCCGGCGAGAACCAGTCGGTGACGGTGTGGGACTACTACGGCCAATCCACACCACTCAAAGAAGCACTGAAAAAGTTCAGCGCGCTTCATCCCGACGTGAAGGTGAACTACCAGGCCTTCGACTACGAGACCATGCAGGACAAATTCTCGGTCGCTGTGTCGTCAGGCAATGCGCCCGACCTGGCCACCATCGACATGACCTGGGTGCCCGGCTATGCCGCTAACGGCGTACTGTCTGACCTCGCTCCGCTCTCCGGCGGAAAGCTCAACGGTGAGGATTTCGCCAGTCAATACAACGCCGGAGCGAATCAGGCCATGACGTTCGAGGGCAAGACTGTCGCTGCAATGTACGACTTTGACGCCTATGCGCTCTACTACCGCAAGGACATCCTCGACCAGAAAGGAATCCCGGTTCCGACGACGTGGGATGAAATGGTGGATGCCAGCCAGGCGATGGCCGAAGATACCAACAACGATGGCAAACCCGACAAATATGCGTTGCAACTCCTGCCCGACACCTTCCACTTCGATCAGCTCCTTCTTCAAAATGGGGGTTCGATCCTCAGCGAGGACAACACGAAGGCAGCATTCAACTCGACAGCGGGCATCGGGGCAATGAACTACCAGACTCGCCTGTTGAAGTCAGGCGGGGCCATTTACTGGGGCAATTCAGAGGGCGACTCCTCCGGGCTAGCCGGAATCAAGGACGAGAGAATCGGGATGTTCTTGAACGGGCCCTACATGATGGGGATCCTCAAGGACGGTGCGGCCTCACAGTCGGGCAAATGGGCCGTCGCCCCGTCGCCGATCTCCAAGACGCAAGGCAGCTACCTCGGCGGGACAGGGCTCGCGATACCCGCAAACGCCAAAAATAAATCGGGCGCCTGGGAACTGGCCCAATTCCTTCTTCTTCCGGAACAGCAACAGTTGGTCTACACCGCCGCGGGAGCAGCGCCGGCCACGCTCGCCGGACTCGCCCAGCCGGCACTCCGCGAGCCCGACCCCTATTTCGGTGGCCAGGTTCCGTTCACCATCTTCCAGGATGCGATGAAGACCGCGACATCGTTCCCTTACGTGGCGAACTGGTCGAGCATTGATTCCACGCTCACCGACGCATCGACCGCTGTGCTGTTGGGCACATCCTCGTCTGAAAAGGCGCTCTCCGACGCTGCCAAAACCGTCGATGCTGCTCTCAGCCACTAA